The following coding sequences lie in one Syngnathoides biaculeatus isolate LvHL_M chromosome 16, ASM1980259v1, whole genome shotgun sequence genomic window:
- the tmem220 gene encoding transmembrane protein 220 isoform X2, which yields MKQTNMECSETTRSANYSQIPTRDSVGTLEKGCLAVPGGRPEASVALQVSAYTATTAMHVVWRACNGMMSLFFGLATYVQINDPDGALWMFGYGVPAVLCALIGFKPHVTGVAIVFRDVAMETCCRPSHDAVHWDAPDHRMEAIRTKHDGRLPRRGGPRVWRCGIDNHVASAVSSLWKVGGGQTQSVSCHCRHPLSICLLVLLPHP from the exons ATGAAACAAACGAATATGGAATGCAGTGAAACAACTAGATCGGCAAATTACAGTCAGATCCCTACGAGGGACTCTGTGGGGACGCTTGAAAAGGGTTGCCTTGCCGTCCCGGGTGGGCGGCCAGAGGCGAGCGTGGCACTTCAAGTCAGCGCGTATACGGCGACCACTGCGATGCATGTTGTTTGGCGAGCGTGCAATGGGATGATGTCTTTATTCTTTGGCTTGGCGACGTACGTTCAG ATCAACGACCCGGACGGAGCCCTGTGGAtg TTCGGTTATGGCGTTCCTGCCGTCCTCTGTGCGCTCATTGGCTTCAAACCTCACGTGACAG GTGTTGCAATTGTTTTCAGAgatgttgccatggagacgtgTTGCCGACCTTCACATGATGCTGTGCACTGGGATGCTCCTGATCATCGGATGGAAGCTATACGGACAAAACATGACGGGCGTCTTCCAAGAAGAGGAGGCCCG agagtTTGGCGGTGTGGTATTGACAATCATGTGGCTTCTGCTGTGTCGTCACTCTGGAAG GTCGGCGGTGGGCAAACTCAGAGTGTCAGCTGCCATTGTCGTCACCCTCTTTCCATTTGTCTGCTGGTTTTACTTCCACATCCATGA
- the tmem220 gene encoding transmembrane protein 220 isoform X1, with protein MKQTNMECSETTRSANYSQIPTRDSVGTLEKGCLAVPGGRPEASVALQVSAYTATTAMHVVWRACNGMMSLFFGLATYVQINDPDGALWMFGYGVPAVLCALIGFKPHVTEMLPWRRVADLHMMLCTGMLLIIGWKLYGQNMTGVFQEEEAREFGGVVLTIMWLLLCRHSGRSAVGKLRVSAAIVVTLFPFVCWFYFHIHEELRANWPSHCKTAL; from the exons ATGAAACAAACGAATATGGAATGCAGTGAAACAACTAGATCGGCAAATTACAGTCAGATCCCTACGAGGGACTCTGTGGGGACGCTTGAAAAGGGTTGCCTTGCCGTCCCGGGTGGGCGGCCAGAGGCGAGCGTGGCACTTCAAGTCAGCGCGTATACGGCGACCACTGCGATGCATGTTGTTTGGCGAGCGTGCAATGGGATGATGTCTTTATTCTTTGGCTTGGCGACGTACGTTCAG ATCAACGACCCGGACGGAGCCCTGTGGAtg TTCGGTTATGGCGTTCCTGCCGTCCTCTGTGCGCTCATTGGCTTCAAACCTCACGTGACAG AgatgttgccatggagacgtgTTGCCGACCTTCACATGATGCTGTGCACTGGGATGCTCCTGATCATCGGATGGAAGCTATACGGACAAAACATGACGGGCGTCTTCCAAGAAGAGGAGGCCCG agagtTTGGCGGTGTGGTATTGACAATCATGTGGCTTCTGCTGTGTCGTCACTCTGGAAG GTCGGCGGTGGGCAAACTCAGAGTGTCAGCTGCCATTGTCGTCACCCTCTTTCCATTTGTCTGCTGGTTTTACTTCCACATCCATGAGGAGCTGCGCGCCAACTGGCCATCGCACTGCAAAACTGCACTTTAA
- the LOC133515077 gene encoding protein SCO1 homolog, mitochondrial isoform X2, with protein MNVRQWQSSLATRCQHLQGSKHFSTVPPPSSSQNKPKKSGPVTWKSLAVTFAIGGALLGGMKYFKSEKEEMIEKERNKSMGRPALGGPFSLVDHNKKSVSSDDFLGQWVLIYFGFTHCPDICPDELEKMIEVVDEIDKIKSLPKLTPILITIDPDRDTPEAMAAYVKEFSPKLIGLTGTAAQVEQVSRAYRVYYSQGPKDDDNDYIVDHTIIMYLVGPDGHFVDYFGQNKRNVEISNAIAAHMRKYKPEK; from the exons ATGAATGTGAGGCAGTGGCAGTCCAGCTTAGCAACACGATGTCAACATCTGCAGGGGTCCAAGCACTTTTCCACAGTTCCTCCACCGTCTTCGTCACAGAACAAACCCAAGAAGTCTGGG CCTGTCACATGGAAATCTTTAGCGGTAACATTCGCCATAGGGGGAGCTCTGCTTGGCGGGATGAAATACTTCAAgagtgaaaaagaagaaa TGATCGAGAAAGAACGTAACAAGTCAATGGGGCGTCCGGCGCTGGGTGGCCCATTCTCATTGGTGGACCACAACAAGAAGTCTGTGAGCAGCGACGACTTCCTGGGCCAGTGGGTGCTCATCTACTTCGGCTTCACACATTGTCCTGATATCTGCCCTGACGAGCTGGAGAAGATGATTGAAGTGGTGGACGAAATtg ACAAAATCAAGTCTCTACCCAAGCTGACACCAATCCTCATCACCATCGACCCTGACAGGGACACACCAGAGGCCATGGCGGCATATGTCAAAG AGTTCTCTCCAAAGCTGATTGGCCTGACAGGAACGGCAGCTCAAGTAGAGCAAGTGTCTAGAGCTTACAGAGTTTACTACAGTCAAGGACCCAAAGACGATGACAATGACTACATT GTGGACCATACCATCATCATGTACCTGGTTGGACCCGACGGACACTTTGTTGACTACTTTGGTCAGAACAAAAGAAATGTGGAGATCTCCAACGCCATTGCGGCTCACATGAGGAAGTACAAGCCAGAGAAATGA
- the LOC133515077 gene encoding protein SCO1 homolog, mitochondrial isoform X1, producing MSLSVLFRRLGCRRFGCDARVLQNVRVIYRLVRRDIGPTCTLSPPPVGDVCCRMNVRQWQSSLATRCQHLQGSKHFSTVPPPSSSQNKPKKSGPVTWKSLAVTFAIGGALLGGMKYFKSEKEEMIEKERNKSMGRPALGGPFSLVDHNKKSVSSDDFLGQWVLIYFGFTHCPDICPDELEKMIEVVDEIDKIKSLPKLTPILITIDPDRDTPEAMAAYVKEFSPKLIGLTGTAAQVEQVSRAYRVYYSQGPKDDDNDYIVDHTIIMYLVGPDGHFVDYFGQNKRNVEISNAIAAHMRKYKPEK from the exons ATGTCGCTAAGTGTTTTGTTTCGCCGTCTGGGTTgtaggcggtttggctgtgatgcTAGAGTTTTACAAAACGTCAGAGTTATTTACCGTCTCGTACGGAGAGACATTGGACCGACGTGCACGCTGTCACCACCGCCTGTTGGAGACGTCTGCTGCCGG ATGAATGTGAGGCAGTGGCAGTCCAGCTTAGCAACACGATGTCAACATCTGCAGGGGTCCAAGCACTTTTCCACAGTTCCTCCACCGTCTTCGTCACAGAACAAACCCAAGAAGTCTGGG CCTGTCACATGGAAATCTTTAGCGGTAACATTCGCCATAGGGGGAGCTCTGCTTGGCGGGATGAAATACTTCAAgagtgaaaaagaagaaa TGATCGAGAAAGAACGTAACAAGTCAATGGGGCGTCCGGCGCTGGGTGGCCCATTCTCATTGGTGGACCACAACAAGAAGTCTGTGAGCAGCGACGACTTCCTGGGCCAGTGGGTGCTCATCTACTTCGGCTTCACACATTGTCCTGATATCTGCCCTGACGAGCTGGAGAAGATGATTGAAGTGGTGGACGAAATtg ACAAAATCAAGTCTCTACCCAAGCTGACACCAATCCTCATCACCATCGACCCTGACAGGGACACACCAGAGGCCATGGCGGCATATGTCAAAG AGTTCTCTCCAAAGCTGATTGGCCTGACAGGAACGGCAGCTCAAGTAGAGCAAGTGTCTAGAGCTTACAGAGTTTACTACAGTCAAGGACCCAAAGACGATGACAATGACTACATT GTGGACCATACCATCATCATGTACCTGGTTGGACCCGACGGACACTTTGTTGACTACTTTGGTCAGAACAAAAGAAATGTGGAGATCTCCAACGCCATTGCGGCTCACATGAGGAAGTACAAGCCAGAGAAATGA